One genomic window of Caenorhabditis elegans chromosome I includes the following:
- the eat-18 gene encoding uncharacterized protein (Confirmed by transcript evidence) — translation MRSLERIVETRIELLEWDSKETKEDCARCRALDCDIIFALLFTIVIACLLVLIMVFWLKGVLQYEEMRSTL, via the exons ATGCGAAGCCTGGAGCGAATCGTTGAGACCCGTATAGAACTTTTGGAATGGGACTCCAAGGAGACTAAGGAGGACTGTGCCAGATGTCGGGCTCTGGATTGTGATATTATTTTTGCCCTTTTATTCACTATTGTCATTGCCTGTTTGCTAGTTTTGATTATGGTGTTCTGGCTGAAAGGGGTCCTGCAGTATGAGGA AATGCGATCAACACTTTGA
- the eat-18 gene encoding uncharacterized protein (Confirmed by transcript evidence), whose translation MRSLERIVETRIELLEWDSKETKEDCARCRALDCDIIFALLFTIVIACLLVLIMVFWLKGVLQYEDVYTRLLRDRGSV comes from the exons ATGCGAAGCCTGGAGCGAATCGTTGAGACCCGTATAGAACTTTTGGAATGGGACTCCAAGGAGACTAAGGAGGACTGTGCCAGATGTCGGGCTCTGGATTGTGATATTATTTTTGCCCTTTTATTCACTATTGTCATTGCCTGTTTGCTAGTTTTGATTATGGTGTTCTGGCTGAAAGGGGTCCTGCAGTATGAGGA TGTGTATACACGTTTGTTGCGGGATCGAGGCAGCGTGTAA
- the lev-10 gene encoding CUB domain-containing protein (Partially confirmed by transcript evidence): MHLIYLFLLSIFVSKADGNSRKTIFQCDQHFDESQPEGVIEFPSLPKQLALSHGVNNSKPEQQYNLQCVYTFVAGSRQRVRLEFDHFLLSGSSENCDIEYVDIYSEVESVDEDILSSALGGRYCGTVAPHVRISLRRVMKLVLHSRSTNHEDNHGFRAKYSFIPEDKFIAGEPVGGKKCSFIIDSSDRKIGTLYSPTYPGTYPHNMHCSYLMKAGRGERIRLFFTDFDIFFGGEHCPYDSVTIFDGPTPASPIIRKVCGLQQRMEVYSMGNSLLIHFNTTHPAKSDPRGFIMDYEFSTRFVNIDKLLNKQRGVTHIRGTECDVRVESNRETFHTISSPNSIQPTPPAPTSFMDFRESRTWRRLYLPLIL; the protein is encoded by the exons ATGCATTTGATCTACCTATTCCTACTGTCCATATTCGTTTCCAAGGCAGACGGTAATAgtagaaaaactatttttc AATGCGATCAACACTTTGACGAGTCTCAACCGGAAGGTGTCATCGAGTTCCCGAGCCTGCCGAAGCAGTTGGCGTTGAGCCATGGGGTGAACAACTCGAAACCAGAGCAGCAATATAATTTGCAA TGTGTATACACGTTTGTTGCGGGATCGAGGCAGCGTGTAAGGCTCGAATTCGACCATTTTCTCCTATCGGGTAGTTCTgagaa ctgTGATATAGAATATGTAGATATTTACTCTGAAGTCGAGTCGGTCGACGAGGATATTCTCTCATCCGCACTCGGAGGTCGCTACTGTGGTACTGTGGCGCCTCACGTTAGAATCAGCCTACGACGCGTCATGAAACTCGTTTTACATTCCCGTTCGACAAATCATGAGGATAATCATGGATTTCGAGCCAAATATTCGTTTATTCCAGAAG ACAAATTCATTGCCGGGGAGCCAGTTGGCGGCAAAAAGTGCAGCTTCATAATCGACTCTTCCGATCGTAAAATCGGAACCCTCTACTCACCAACCTACCCCGGCACTTATCCCCACAATATGCACTGCTCCTACCTGATGAAGGCAGGAAGAGGCGAACGAATCCGTCtcttttttactgattttgatattttctttgGCGGAGAGCA CTGCCCTTACGATAGTGTCACGATATTCGACGGTCCGACACCTGCGTCGCCGATTATTCGGAAAGTTTGCGGGTTGCAGCAGAGGATGGAGGTGTACTCAATGGGTAATAGCTTGCTGATCCATTTCAATACGACACATCCAGCAAAGTCGGATCCGAGGGG CTTCATCATGGACTACGAGTTCTCCACGAGATTCGTCAACATTGACAAGCTTCTCAACAAGCAGCGTGGTGTTACCCACATCCGGGGTACAGAGTGTGACGTTCGAGTTGAGAGCAATCGAGAGACGTTCCACACGATTTCCAGCCCTAAT TCTATCCAGCCAACACCACCTGCACCTACATCATTCATGGACTTCAGGGAGAGCAGAACCTGGAGAAGGTTATACTTACCTTTGATTCTATAG
- the lev-10 gene encoding CUB domain-containing protein (Confirmed by transcript evidence): MHLIYLFLLSIFVSKADGNSRKTIFQCDQHFDESQPEGVIEFPSLPKQLALSHGVNNSKPEQQYNLQCVYTFVAGSRQRVRLEFDHFLLSGSSENCDIEYVDIYSEVESVDEDILSSALGGRYCGTVAPHVRISLRRVMKLVLHSRSTNHEDNHGFRAKYSFIPEDKFIAGEPVGGKKCSFIIDSSDRKIGTLYSPTYPGTYPHNMHCSYLMKAGRGERIRLFFTDFDIFFGGEHCPYDSVTIFDGPTPASPIIRKVCGLQQRMEVYSMGNSLLIHFNTTHPAKSDPRGFIMDYEFSTRFVNIDKLLNKQRGVTHIRGTECDVRVESNRETFHTISSPNYPEVYPANTTCTYIIHGLQGEQNLEKVILTFDSIAVLSFDTSPATAPPSADIDDIACPSAWVGIAIGEGNMKAVMSSTDDSTFDVTLCERIPPNSPLLGPYISEGPRMVMQFGSTETRDDNISPIGFKATIEFKTDFGVTGESLGTSNECKFRFTSSTGFFNSPRYPANYPLDTNCTYYIVGQPGKEILLHFEQFALSGNTDNNCNDYLDVYDVFVKNGKEELRRKERYCADTFPGPSVSAFGSHEMRVVFTSGSSGTANGFKALFEIRTARKEDVPRGEAHIRRGAYRCGSVINSTSEKPNGLIISPNYPVKYNKDVHCDWQINVKEGYQVLLKMEAIDVEGEMTSNGASCQKAVIRVDGGPRSEYCGTKREFFEAYLSPSNSVRISFLTAPDKVNGLKGFNLSWTEVKNLSGKDENVCKSDSLYLCTYSKLCIDAKLRCNGLDNCGYGVQDDTDEQHCQNYSPRTFYTAKFMATSSSATVALTILIIVMLVLPAILCAH; encoded by the exons ATGCATTTGATCTACCTATTCCTACTGTCCATATTCGTTTCCAAGGCAGACGGTAATAgtagaaaaactatttttc AATGCGATCAACACTTTGACGAGTCTCAACCGGAAGGTGTCATCGAGTTCCCGAGCCTGCCGAAGCAGTTGGCGTTGAGCCATGGGGTGAACAACTCGAAACCAGAGCAGCAATATAATTTGCAA TGTGTATACACGTTTGTTGCGGGATCGAGGCAGCGTGTAAGGCTCGAATTCGACCATTTTCTCCTATCGGGTAGTTCTgagaa ctgTGATATAGAATATGTAGATATTTACTCTGAAGTCGAGTCGGTCGACGAGGATATTCTCTCATCCGCACTCGGAGGTCGCTACTGTGGTACTGTGGCGCCTCACGTTAGAATCAGCCTACGACGCGTCATGAAACTCGTTTTACATTCCCGTTCGACAAATCATGAGGATAATCATGGATTTCGAGCCAAATATTCGTTTATTCCAGAAG ACAAATTCATTGCCGGGGAGCCAGTTGGCGGCAAAAAGTGCAGCTTCATAATCGACTCTTCCGATCGTAAAATCGGAACCCTCTACTCACCAACCTACCCCGGCACTTATCCCCACAATATGCACTGCTCCTACCTGATGAAGGCAGGAAGAGGCGAACGAATCCGTCtcttttttactgattttgatattttctttgGCGGAGAGCA CTGCCCTTACGATAGTGTCACGATATTCGACGGTCCGACACCTGCGTCGCCGATTATTCGGAAAGTTTGCGGGTTGCAGCAGAGGATGGAGGTGTACTCAATGGGTAATAGCTTGCTGATCCATTTCAATACGACACATCCAGCAAAGTCGGATCCGAGGGG CTTCATCATGGACTACGAGTTCTCCACGAGATTCGTCAACATTGACAAGCTTCTCAACAAGCAGCGTGGTGTTACCCACATCCGGGGTACAGAGTGTGACGTTCGAGTTGAGAGCAATCGAGAGACGTTCCACACGATTTCCAGCCCTAAT taCCCCGAAGTCTATCCAGCCAACACCACCTGCACCTACATCATTCATGGACTTCAGGGAGAGCAGAACCTGGAGAAGGTTATACTTACCTTTGATTCTATAGCGGTTCTGTCGTTTGATACCTC ACCTGCCACAGCCCCACCATCAGCTGACATCGATGACATTGCATGCCCGAGTGCGTGGGTGGGAATCGCAATCGGAGAAGGAAATATGAAAGCTGTGATGTCATCAACTGACGATTCTACCTTTGATGTGACACTTTGTGAGCGGATCCCCCCGAATTCTCCACTCCTCGGGCCGTATATCAGTGAAGGCCCCAGGATGGTCATGCAATTCGGAAGTACTGAGACAAGGGATGATAATATCTCGCCGATTGGGTTCAAGGCGACTATCGAGTTTAAGACGGACTTTGGTGTTACTGGAGAGTCGCTGGGAACTTCCAATGAGTGCAAGTTCCGATTTACCTCGTCTACTGGGTTTTTCAACAGTCCCAGGTATCCTGCTAAT TACCCCCTCGACACAAACTGCACCTACTACATCGTTGGTCAGCCTGGAAAGGAAATTCTACTGCACTTTGAGCAATTCGCGCTCAGCGGGAACACCGACAACAATTGTAATGACTATTTGGATGTGTATGATGTATTTGTGAAGAATGGGAAAGAGGAGCTGCGACGGAAAGAAAGATACTGTGCGGACACCTTCCCAGGACCTTCTGTATCTGCATTCGGGTCGCATGAGATGAGAGTAGTGTTCACCTCGGGGTCAAGTGGTACTGCGAATGGGTTCAAGGCGTTGTTCGAGATACGGACTGCGAGGAAGGAGGATGTACCGAGGGGAG AAGCCCATATCCGACGTGGAGCCTACCGCTGCGGTTCAGTTATCAATTCGACTTCTGAGAAGCCCAATGGCCTTATCATCTCCCCGAATTACCCTGTTAAATACAACAAGGATGTTCATTGTGACTGGCAGATTAATGTTAAGGAAGGATACCAGGTTCTCCTGAAGATGGAAGCGATTGATGTGGAAGGAGAGATGACGTCAAATGGTGCGAGTTGTCAGAAGGCCGTGATTCGGGTTGATGGAGGGCCTAGATCAGAGTACTGTGGGACCAAGAGGGAGTTCTTCGAAGCCTATCTATCCCCGAGTAACTCTGTGAGGATAAGCTTCTTAACAGCACCGGACAAAGTGAACGGCCTGAAGGGGTTCAATCTGTCGTGGACCGAGGTGAAGAATCTCAGTGGGAAGGATGAAAATGTTTGTAAATCGGATTCGCTGTACTTGTGCACTTATTCGAAGCTGTGCATTGACGCCAAGCTGAGGTGCAATGGGCTTGATAATTGTGGATATGGAGTTCAGGATGATACTGATGAACAGCATT GTCAAAACTACTCTCCACGGACGTTCTACACGGCGAAGTTCATGGCAACATCCTCTTCTGCTACAGTTGCTTTAACAATTCTAATAATCGTAATGCTTGTGCTTCCTGCAATACTTTGT GCTCACTAA
- the unc-95 gene encoding LIM domain-containing protein unc-95 (Confirmed by transcript evidence): protein MTISPQPSHQQFESYQWTTESRSSQQRHGTGTPSQDGRLSAIPDPVERHVARWRSESRNSNKDKVFRNDEEFSQQDEIVNGTLTALKNDVEQTTEIIRRKQEQMRMERRQFQTEMEVNGRISIDPTDDWLAARLKAVSSDDMNQQLVKLKQDQRQNAVTDTLAALVYDVNATTEVLRRGQRGRDGEDGNKKKKEEIEYTLRLTPAPEEQIPQRPKIPEDDNMETDDYSRQYGVQMSEETDSLRRRRARSTTPRRTLHISGSPPPPAAAVCAYCSEEIDGAILTALAPNSERAQKFHTYHFMCTYCQKALNMHGTYREHDLKPYCHDCFYKLYNGLQYAPDDHQASIEKLI from the exons ATGACTATATCCCCTCAACCCAGCCATCAACAATTCGAATCTTATCAATGGACTACGGAATCTCGTAGTAGTCAACAGAGACATGGCACCGGGACCCCGTCTCAGGATGGTCGGCTCTCTGCGATTCCGGATCCTGTGGAGCGCCACGTGGCCCGGTGGCGTAGTGAGAGCAGGAATTCCAATAAGGATAAGGTGTTCCGTAATGATGAGGAGTTTAGTCAAC AAGACGAGATCGTTAATGGAACACTTACCGCGTTGAAAAACGATGTCGAGCAGACGACCGAGATCATTCGTCGCAAACAAGAACAGAtg aGAATGGAACGTCGTCAATTCCAAACCGAGATGGAAGTCAATGGTAGAATCTCGATTGATCCGACCGACGATTGGCTGGCCGCAAGGTTGAAAGCTGTTAGCTCGGATGACATGAATCAGCAGCTTGTCAAGCTGAAACAGGATCAGA GACAAAACGCGGTGACCGACACATTGGCGGCCCTTGTTTACGATGTCAACGCCACGACTGAAGTTTTGCGTCGTGGACAACGTGGACGTGACGGTGAAGATggaaataagaagaagaaggaggaaaTCGAGTACACCTTGAGACTTACACCGGCACCAGAGGAACAAATCCCGCAGAGGCCAAAGATTC caGAGGACGACAATATGGAGACAGACGACTACTCCCGCCAATACGGAGTCCAAATGTCCGAGGAGACCGATAGCCTGCGCCGCCGCCGCGCCCGAAGCACAACTCCCCGCCGAACGCTCCACATCTCCGGCTCCCCACCGCCACCGGCCGCCGCAGTCTGCGCTTACTGCAGTGAAGAAATCGACGGCGCGATTCTGACAGCGTTGGCGCCAAACTCGGAACGGGCACAGAAATTCCATACCTATCATTTCATGTGCACATATTGTCAGAAGGCACTCAACATGCATGGAACCTACAGAGAACATGATCTGAAGCCATATTGTCATGATTGCTTCTACAAGTTGTATAATGGATTGCAATACGCTCCGGATGATCATCAAGCTTCCATTGAGAAACTCATTTAA
- the tcab-1 gene encoding WD_REPEATS_REGION domain-containing protein (Confirmed by transcript evidence) has translation MNTEESSSSQELEEKKPSLRAERCGIASLLSSLRSDHLASKIDELSTTEAAASEEIPEEIPENRPLNRKEKRKLQRMQEIDQEVKKKAQEPVEIAEIPTNLKNTFCDKATFNSYNAQFGYKSTENNNFVHFSIQNEQGNRALVASQDRFIRMYKIDETPEVIWKHNTGNLVLDSCWENSGKGVFSSSKLRPIQLFDTENGSILGAYNGKDAGDNITAAMSIGQSGSSLIGGFKNKFQIWDIEYTGDAIQHIKSFDNDYNTGTTGLPMSITPHPTMPDLFAAGGSSSLVAIYSLKWRNAVSTIEGSLKGYTNLHFSPDGLKLYASERKGDIHCFDTRMNMLTQILKRDMTATHRTRFSIDKSGRLLFSGTSGGDVIVYDLHEYSEELQPAHVQNVASRCVPCVDLKGKKLVLCSGERVYPDDKLLGDQDQEICMDHERSENSFQIFEIQN, from the exons atgaacACCGAAGAATCGTCGTCCTCACAAGAATTGGAGGAGAAAAAACCGTCTCTCCGCGCTGAAAGATGCGGGATAGCGTCGCTTTTGTCTTCG CTCCGCAGTGACCATCTTGCGTCGAAAATCGATGAGCTATCGACCACAGAGGCTGCTGCTTCAGAAGAAATTCCCGAAGAAATCCCAGAAAACCGCCCATTAAATCGAAAAGAGAAGCGAAAACTCCAGAGAATGCAGGAAATTGACCAAGAAGTCAAGAAAAAAGCTCAAGAACCTGTAGAAATCGCCGAAATCCCCACAAAtcttaaaaatacattttg cgataaAGCCACTTTCAACTCGTACAACGCTCAATTCGGCTATAAATCAacggaaaataataattttgtgcacttttccattcaaaatgAACAGGGAAACCGGGCTCTTGTGGCTTCACAGGATAGATTTATAAGAATGTATAAAATAGATGAAACT CCAGAAGTGATATGGAAGCATAATACGGGAAATTTGGTGCTGGATTCTTGTTGGGAAAACTCTGGAAAAGGGGTGTTCTCGTCGTCAAAACTGCGTCCAATTCAGCTATTTGATACGGAAAATGGAAGTATTCTCGGTGCTTATAATGGAAAAGATGCTggg GACAATATCACTGCGGCGATGAGCATCGGACAAAGTGGAAGCTCATTGATAGGCGGATTCaagaacaaatttcaaatctggGATATCGAATATACAGGCGACGCTATTCAACATATCAAGTCATTTGATAATGATT ACAACACAGGAACAACGGGACTTCCAATGTCGATAACTCCACATCCAACAATGCCTGACCTATTTGCAGCTGGTGGAAGTTCATCTCTAGTTGCAATTTATTCATTAAAATGGAGAAATGCTGTATCGACGATTGAAGGATCACTGAAAGGATACACGAATCTACATTTCTCTCCTGATGGATTAAAGCTTTATGCTTCGGAGAGAAAA GGCGATATTCATTGCTTCGATACCCGAATGAACATGCTAACACAAATCCTAAAACGTGACATGACCGCCACACACCGTACACGATTCTCCATCGACAAATCCGGACGTCTCCTATTCTCGGGAACCTCTGGAGGTGACGTCATCGTCTATGATCTTCACGAGTATAGTGAGGAGCTTCAGCCGGCTCACGTGCAAAACGTGGCATCCCGATGTGTTCCCTGTGTGGATTTGAAGGGGAAGAAGCTGGTGTTGTGCTCCGGGGAACGAGTGTATCCGGATGATAAGCTTCTTGGAGATCAGGATCAGGAAATTTGTATGGATCATGAAAGAAGCGAGAATTCATTTCAAATCTTCGAAATTCAGAATTAA
- the lev-10 gene encoding CUB domain-containing protein (Confirmed by transcript evidence), with product MHLIYLFLLSIFVSKADGNSRKTIFQCDQHFDESQPEGVIEFPSLPKQLALSHGVNNSKPEQQYNLQCVYTFVAGSRQRVRLEFDHFLLSGSSENCDIEYVDIYSEVESVDEDILSSALGGRYCGTVAPHVRISLRRVMKLVLHSRSTNHEDNHGFRAKYSFIPEDKFIAGEPVGGKKCSFIIDSSDRKIGTLYSPTYPGTYPHNMHCSYLMKAGRGERIRLFFTDFDIFFGGEHCPYDSVTIFDGPTPASPIIRKVCGLQQRMEVYSMGNSLLIHFNTTHPAKSDPRGFIMDYEFSTRFVNIDKLLNKQRGVTHIRGTECDVRVESNRETFHTISSPNYPEVYPANTTCTYIIHGLQGEQNLEKVILTFDSIAVLSFDTSPATAPPSADIDDIACPSAWVGIAIGEGNMKAVMSSTDDSTFDVTLCERIPPNSPLLGPYISEGPRMVMQFGSTETRDDNISPIGFKATIEFKTDFGVTGESLGTSNECKFRFTSSTGFFNSPRYPANYPLDTNCTYYIVGQPGKEILLHFEQFALSGNTDNNCNDYLDVYDVFVKNGKEELRRKERYCADTFPGPSVSAFGSHEMRVVFTSGSSGTANGFKALFEIRTARKEDVPRGEAHIRRGAYRCGSVINSTSEKPNGLIISPNYPVKYNKDVHCDWQINVKEGYQVLLKMEAIDVEGEMTSNGASCQKAVIRVDGGPRSEYCGTKREFFEAYLSPSNSVRISFLTAPDKVNGLKGFNLSWTEVKNLSGKDENVCKSDSLYLCTYSKLCIDAKLRCNGLDNCGYGVQDDTDEQHCSLKEKTGDRTVVIAAVFCGITFVLICIFFLYLFKKKLERKKKSKRKNDTKHRQRQPYRQQRPMHKQHCDSSELSPPATSRFVHHDATGMMPPIQLHQIGSSSRDMYA from the exons ATGCATTTGATCTACCTATTCCTACTGTCCATATTCGTTTCCAAGGCAGACGGTAATAgtagaaaaactatttttc AATGCGATCAACACTTTGACGAGTCTCAACCGGAAGGTGTCATCGAGTTCCCGAGCCTGCCGAAGCAGTTGGCGTTGAGCCATGGGGTGAACAACTCGAAACCAGAGCAGCAATATAATTTGCAA TGTGTATACACGTTTGTTGCGGGATCGAGGCAGCGTGTAAGGCTCGAATTCGACCATTTTCTCCTATCGGGTAGTTCTgagaa ctgTGATATAGAATATGTAGATATTTACTCTGAAGTCGAGTCGGTCGACGAGGATATTCTCTCATCCGCACTCGGAGGTCGCTACTGTGGTACTGTGGCGCCTCACGTTAGAATCAGCCTACGACGCGTCATGAAACTCGTTTTACATTCCCGTTCGACAAATCATGAGGATAATCATGGATTTCGAGCCAAATATTCGTTTATTCCAGAAG ACAAATTCATTGCCGGGGAGCCAGTTGGCGGCAAAAAGTGCAGCTTCATAATCGACTCTTCCGATCGTAAAATCGGAACCCTCTACTCACCAACCTACCCCGGCACTTATCCCCACAATATGCACTGCTCCTACCTGATGAAGGCAGGAAGAGGCGAACGAATCCGTCtcttttttactgattttgatattttctttgGCGGAGAGCA CTGCCCTTACGATAGTGTCACGATATTCGACGGTCCGACACCTGCGTCGCCGATTATTCGGAAAGTTTGCGGGTTGCAGCAGAGGATGGAGGTGTACTCAATGGGTAATAGCTTGCTGATCCATTTCAATACGACACATCCAGCAAAGTCGGATCCGAGGGG CTTCATCATGGACTACGAGTTCTCCACGAGATTCGTCAACATTGACAAGCTTCTCAACAAGCAGCGTGGTGTTACCCACATCCGGGGTACAGAGTGTGACGTTCGAGTTGAGAGCAATCGAGAGACGTTCCACACGATTTCCAGCCCTAAT taCCCCGAAGTCTATCCAGCCAACACCACCTGCACCTACATCATTCATGGACTTCAGGGAGAGCAGAACCTGGAGAAGGTTATACTTACCTTTGATTCTATAGCGGTTCTGTCGTTTGATACCTC ACCTGCCACAGCCCCACCATCAGCTGACATCGATGACATTGCATGCCCGAGTGCGTGGGTGGGAATCGCAATCGGAGAAGGAAATATGAAAGCTGTGATGTCATCAACTGACGATTCTACCTTTGATGTGACACTTTGTGAGCGGATCCCCCCGAATTCTCCACTCCTCGGGCCGTATATCAGTGAAGGCCCCAGGATGGTCATGCAATTCGGAAGTACTGAGACAAGGGATGATAATATCTCGCCGATTGGGTTCAAGGCGACTATCGAGTTTAAGACGGACTTTGGTGTTACTGGAGAGTCGCTGGGAACTTCCAATGAGTGCAAGTTCCGATTTACCTCGTCTACTGGGTTTTTCAACAGTCCCAGGTATCCTGCTAAT TACCCCCTCGACACAAACTGCACCTACTACATCGTTGGTCAGCCTGGAAAGGAAATTCTACTGCACTTTGAGCAATTCGCGCTCAGCGGGAACACCGACAACAATTGTAATGACTATTTGGATGTGTATGATGTATTTGTGAAGAATGGGAAAGAGGAGCTGCGACGGAAAGAAAGATACTGTGCGGACACCTTCCCAGGACCTTCTGTATCTGCATTCGGGTCGCATGAGATGAGAGTAGTGTTCACCTCGGGGTCAAGTGGTACTGCGAATGGGTTCAAGGCGTTGTTCGAGATACGGACTGCGAGGAAGGAGGATGTACCGAGGGGAG AAGCCCATATCCGACGTGGAGCCTACCGCTGCGGTTCAGTTATCAATTCGACTTCTGAGAAGCCCAATGGCCTTATCATCTCCCCGAATTACCCTGTTAAATACAACAAGGATGTTCATTGTGACTGGCAGATTAATGTTAAGGAAGGATACCAGGTTCTCCTGAAGATGGAAGCGATTGATGTGGAAGGAGAGATGACGTCAAATGGTGCGAGTTGTCAGAAGGCCGTGATTCGGGTTGATGGAGGGCCTAGATCAGAGTACTGTGGGACCAAGAGGGAGTTCTTCGAAGCCTATCTATCCCCGAGTAACTCTGTGAGGATAAGCTTCTTAACAGCACCGGACAAAGTGAACGGCCTGAAGGGGTTCAATCTGTCGTGGACCGAGGTGAAGAATCTCAGTGGGAAGGATGAAAATGTTTGTAAATCGGATTCGCTGTACTTGTGCACTTATTCGAAGCTGTGCATTGACGCCAAGCTGAGGTGCAATGGGCTTGATAATTGTGGATATGGAGTTCAGGATGATACTGATGAACAGCATT GCTCACTAAAAGAGAAAACCGGCGATCGGACGGTGGTGATTGCGGCGGTGTTCTGCGGTATAACATTTGTGCTCATTTGCATATTCTTCTTGTATTTGTTCAAGAAAAAGCTGGAGCGGAAGAAGAAGTCGAAACGGAAAAACGACACGAAGCATCGGCAACGGCAACCATACCGGCAGCAGAGGCCAATGCACAAGCAGCATTGCGATTCTTCAGA ATTATCGCCACCGGCCACCAGTCGATTCGTTCATCATGACGCAACGGGAATGATGCCACCAATTCAGTTACATCAGATTGGGAGTTCATCGCGTGATATGTATGCTTAG